One window of Bdellovibrio sp. GT3 genomic DNA carries:
- a CDS encoding actin-binding protein → MSSATFQKMLNNLSKNKNVQSLLENFQTLSEEIKKREGDLKGKFDKTKEQKVEQAWQKYQEIVKVLSASEEKLEKEVSSTISKIKKSADALEKNIQVAKKKAIVQKAKLEKALFKKTMTAKKGAAKTAKKTAAKRPAKTTKKTVRKATKKATRK, encoded by the coding sequence ATGTCATCTGCAACTTTCCAAAAAATGTTGAACAATCTTTCAAAGAACAAGAACGTACAAAGCCTTCTTGAAAACTTCCAGACTTTGAGTGAAGAAATCAAAAAGCGCGAAGGTGACCTTAAAGGCAAATTCGACAAAACCAAAGAACAAAAGGTCGAGCAAGCTTGGCAGAAGTATCAGGAGATCGTAAAAGTTCTTTCTGCTTCTGAAGAAAAGCTGGAAAAAGAAGTCAGCAGCACAATCAGCAAAATTAAAAAATCCGCTGATGCGCTGGAAAAAAACATCCAGGTAGCCAAGAAAAAAGCGATCGTGCAAAAGGCAAAACTGGAAAAAGCGTTGTTCAAAAAAACAATGACTGCAAAAAAAGGTGCCGCAAAAACAGCTAAAAAAACTGCTGCAAAACGCCCTGCCAAAACGACTAAAAAAACAGTTCGTAAGGCTACTAAGAAGGCTACTCGCAAATAA
- a CDS encoding DUF4286 family protein, whose amino-acid sequence MVTYIVQTTVQWEAYDGYVEWLKNEHIAEMLNVPGFISADLCLRKGGAMESSAKELRVIYKVKDEEHIKTYISEKAMELREKALEKFPGRFSINREVWMDTFSFTSK is encoded by the coding sequence ATGGTTACTTATATCGTACAAACAACAGTTCAATGGGAAGCTTATGATGGGTACGTTGAATGGTTGAAAAATGAACACATTGCAGAAATGCTAAATGTACCGGGCTTTATCAGTGCGGATCTTTGCCTTCGCAAAGGTGGCGCTATGGAGTCTTCTGCCAAAGAACTGCGTGTAATCTACAAAGTTAAGGACGAAGAACACATCAAAACCTATATTTCTGAAAAAGCCATGGAACTTAGAGAAAAAGCTCTTGAAAAGTTCCCAGGCCGGTTTTCTATCAATCGTGAAGTTTGGATGGATACTTTCAGTTTTACGTCAAAATAA
- a CDS encoding TldD/PmbA family protein, whose protein sequence is MNFIESTQKTFNSIADTVFAKLQSGEEANLNLNAEDSVFIRINNNKVRQNTHVEQRTISMQFQKNTRTSKITFDITGESASDTARALEILEMARTECGLLPEDPKQVPMRNNGTSSNYIKGSLLTHEEMFEKLISPAAGSDLAGLYCAGPRVSANRNSAGQNHFFATDSFFIDYSLYMGEKAVKGIYAGTTWNQDEYAANLAQNKNQLKLMDRPKKVLPPGPYKVYLAPGAVAEMASMFSWGAMSYSAYKQGSSPLQKLADNEKSLSPLFSMRENFSTGLTPPFNSLGEVSAEKVDLINQGQLKTFLISSGTAKEYGVDGNLAGPSEGPRALEIMPGTLAKENILKELGTGVYLSNLHYLNWSDRPTARITGMTRYACFWVENGEIVAPIADMRWDESLYEALGENLLAVTNFQDIDPTIDTYNSRAWGGKKLPGLLIKDFKFTL, encoded by the coding sequence ATGAACTTCATCGAATCCACGCAAAAAACATTCAACTCGATTGCTGATACCGTTTTCGCCAAACTTCAATCTGGCGAAGAGGCAAACCTAAATTTGAACGCGGAAGACTCGGTCTTTATTCGTATCAATAACAACAAGGTTCGCCAAAACACACACGTTGAACAACGTACGATCAGCATGCAATTTCAAAAAAACACTCGCACCTCGAAAATCACTTTCGATATTACGGGCGAGTCGGCATCAGACACCGCACGCGCTTTGGAAATTCTTGAGATGGCCCGCACAGAGTGCGGTCTTTTGCCTGAAGATCCAAAGCAAGTTCCCATGCGCAACAACGGCACCAGCAGCAACTACATCAAAGGCAGTCTTCTGACTCACGAAGAGATGTTTGAAAAGTTGATCAGCCCTGCAGCTGGCAGCGACCTTGCGGGTCTTTACTGCGCAGGACCTCGCGTATCTGCCAATCGCAACTCTGCGGGGCAGAATCACTTCTTCGCAACTGACTCATTCTTTATCGATTACTCCTTGTACATGGGTGAGAAAGCCGTCAAAGGCATCTACGCCGGTACGACTTGGAATCAGGACGAGTACGCTGCGAATTTGGCGCAAAATAAAAATCAGCTGAAACTAATGGATCGCCCTAAAAAAGTTTTGCCGCCGGGCCCTTACAAAGTCTATTTGGCTCCGGGAGCAGTAGCCGAGATGGCTTCCATGTTCTCTTGGGGCGCTATGAGCTACAGCGCTTACAAGCAAGGTAGCAGCCCACTGCAAAAACTGGCGGATAATGAAAAGTCCCTCTCTCCGTTGTTTTCAATGCGCGAGAATTTTTCGACAGGCTTAACTCCGCCGTTTAACTCGCTGGGTGAAGTGTCTGCTGAAAAAGTGGATTTGATCAATCAAGGCCAACTGAAAACATTCCTGATCTCTTCCGGAACTGCGAAAGAGTACGGCGTAGACGGAAACTTAGCAGGCCCAAGTGAAGGTCCCCGCGCTTTGGAAATCATGCCGGGCACTTTGGCCAAAGAAAACATTCTGAAGGAACTGGGCACCGGTGTTTATCTTTCCAATCTGCACTATTTGAACTGGTCAGACCGTCCTACGGCACGTATTACAGGCATGACTCGTTATGCGTGCTTCTGGGTGGAAAATGGCGAGATCGTGGCGCCGATCGCTGATATGCGCTGGGATGAAAGCCTGTATGAAGCTTTGGGTGAAAACTTGCTGGCAGTGACAAACTTCCAGGATATTGATCCCACTATCGACACCTACAACTCCCGTGCGTGGGGTGGCAAAAAATTGCCGGGCTTATTAATCAAAGATTTTAAATTTACTCTTTAG